From the genome of Roseibium sp. Sym1, one region includes:
- a CDS encoding conjugal transfer protein TrbD has product MTDAPGLNRARIHRALSRPTLLFGADRELVLVTGLASVILIFVILKPYAAVLGIAIWIVVVGVLRMMAKADPLMRAVYLRHVKYRAYYRPTSTPWRKY; this is encoded by the coding sequence GTGACTGACGCGCCGGGCCTCAACAGAGCGCGGATCCACCGCGCTCTTTCTCGCCCGACATTGCTGTTCGGGGCAGACCGCGAGCTGGTGCTCGTGACCGGTCTTGCCTCGGTCATTCTGATTTTCGTGATCCTGAAGCCCTATGCCGCCGTGCTCGGCATCGCGATCTGGATCGTGGTGGTTGGCGTGCTGCGGATGATGGCCAAGGCGGACCCTCTGATGCGCGCTGTCTATCTGCGGCACGTCAAATACCGCGCCTATTACCGGCCGACATCCACGCCCTGGCGGAAATACTGA
- a CDS encoding TrbC/VirB2 family protein: MSRNFVFLLFLAGAGLYLIEPAFASGGGSLPWEGPLQQIQASINGPVAGAVGLIAVAIAGAMLIFGGELNDFARRLAYVVLVLGVLLGASTIVGLFGSSGASIGIAPEGNAATVDPARD; the protein is encoded by the coding sequence ATGTCGCGTAATTTTGTATTTCTTCTCTTTCTCGCCGGTGCAGGACTGTACCTAATTGAACCAGCCTTCGCCTCCGGCGGCGGCTCGCTTCCCTGGGAAGGCCCGCTTCAGCAAATCCAGGCCTCCATCAACGGTCCTGTCGCTGGCGCCGTTGGCCTGATCGCGGTGGCGATCGCCGGCGCGATGCTGATCTTCGGCGGTGAACTCAACGACTTTGCCCGCCGCCTGGCCTACGTGGTTCTGGTTCTCGGGGTCCTGCTCGGCGCGTCCACTATCGTCGGCCTGTTTGGTTCCTCCGGTGCCTCCATCGGCATTGCTCCGGAAGGGAACGCGGCAACCGTGGACCCGGCTCGTGACTGA